In Patescibacteria group bacterium, the following are encoded in one genomic region:
- a CDS encoding glycosyltransferase — translation MKVALVHDHLAQDGGAERVLTIFHKIYPEAPIFVLVYDKKGANRVFRKTKIKTSFIQKMPLGLKRYQWYLPLMPLAFEEFNLFDYDLVISSASAFAKGVIIRPETLHICYCHTPTRYLWSDTHSYTKELKYNKIIKKFIPLTLHKIRLWDYLASRRVDYFIANSENIARKIKKYYRREAEVIYAPVELKKFHLSAKIGNYFLTGGRLVAYKKFDLTIQTFNKLGWPLKIFGVGSEFKSLKKIARPNIEFLGKVSDTKLAEVYSHSRAFIFPQEEDLGITALESMASGRPVIAYGRGGALETVIPDKTGILFPEQTVESLAEAIKSFDPKNFNAKKIREYVAQFDVALFEKKIKEFIAKALAEYHQKKSPLELPLKDVSSKQVRPLMV, via the coding sequence ATGAAGGTAGCATTAGTTCATGACCATTTGGCTCAAGATGGCGGCGCGGAACGCGTTTTAACTATTTTTCACAAAATATATCCGGAGGCGCCGATTTTTGTGTTGGTTTACGATAAAAAAGGGGCAAATCGCGTTTTTAGAAAAACAAAAATAAAGACGTCTTTTATTCAAAAGATGCCTCTCGGACTTAAGCGATACCAATGGTATTTGCCTTTAATGCCTCTTGCTTTTGAAGAATTTAATTTATTTGATTATGATTTAGTTATCTCCTCGGCTTCCGCTTTTGCCAAGGGAGTGATTATCCGACCTGAAACCCTGCATATTTGTTATTGCCATACTCCTACCCGCTATCTCTGGAGCGATACCCATAGTTACACTAAAGAATTGAAATATAATAAAATTATTAAAAAGTTTATCCCCCTTACCTTGCATAAGATTCGCCTTTGGGATTATTTGGCAAGCAGGCGCGTGGATTATTTTATCGCGAATTCCGAAAATATCGCTCGGAAGATTAAAAAATATTATCGGCGCGAGGCGGAAGTGATTTATGCTCCCGTGGAGTTAAAAAAGTTCCATTTAAGCGCTAAGATCGGCAATTATTTTTTAACCGGAGGAAGATTAGTCGCTTACAAAAAATTTGATTTAACCATTCAAACTTTTAATAAATTAGGCTGGCCTTTAAAAATCTTTGGCGTCGGGTCAGAATTCAAATCATTGAAGAAAATAGCGCGGCCGAATATTGAATTCTTGGGCAAAGTGTCTGATACCAAACTAGCGGAGGTCTATTCTCATTCTCGCGCCTTCATTTTTCCTCAAGAAGAGGACTTAGGGATTACCGCTTTGGAAAGCATGGCTAGCGGCAGGCCGGTGATTGCTTATGGTCGCGGAGGCGCTTTAGAAACCGTGATCCCTGATAAAACAGGAATTTTATTTCCGGAACAAACAGTAGAGAGCTTAGCGGAAGCTATTAAAAGTTTTGACCCTAAAAATTTTAATGCCAAGAAAATTAGGGAATATGTCGCGCAGTTTGATGTCGCGCTTTTTGAAAAGAAGATAAAAGAATTTATCGCGAAAGCATTGGCAGAATATCACCAAAAAAAATCTCCCCTTGAACTTCCCCTTAAAGATGTATCCTCAAAACAAGTTAGACCATTAATGGTGTAG
- a CDS encoding PIG-L family deacetylase yields the protein MAIFHLYSKEAFHKSHPAKIEKYPSKQKIIAISPHSDDLSVNCGGTMAILAPSNKIIPVLFYAGYRGVEKVNPEQGTKIREREMQKEAKILGLKKPIFLRLGSYEKNDSLILGKDIKKIASYLQKIQPDIIFLPQKNDLQPRHKLAAKLTLAAFEKIKGGKRIQLFFYESVWSLFGASCFNSAFTIPSAIMAKKIRAIRAHRSQLQRTAFDRAAENLASFRSAIVPEQKMGGYGTKNQKIAKYMEVFYQLKMKSEI from the coding sequence ATGGCAATATTTCACCTATATTCCAAAGAAGCTTTTCATAAATCACATCCTGCAAAAATAGAAAAATATCCCTCAAAACAAAAAATTATCGCCATCTCTCCGCACTCGGACGATTTATCAGTTAACTGCGGAGGAACGATGGCGATTTTAGCGCCTAGCAATAAAATTATCCCTGTCTTATTTTACGCAGGTTACAGGGGAGTGGAAAAGGTTAATCCTGAACAAGGGACAAAAATTCGCGAAAGAGAGATGCAAAAAGAGGCAAAAATTTTAGGACTCAAGAAACCTATCTTTTTGCGCTTGGGATCTTATGAAAAAAATGATTCCTTGATACTCGGAAAAGATATTAAAAAAATTGCTTCTTATTTGCAAAAAATTCAACCCGATATTATTTTTCTGCCTCAAAAAAACGATTTACAACCCCGACACAAACTTGCCGCGAAACTTACGCTTGCCGCTTTTGAAAAGATAAAAGGCGGCAAGAGGATACAATTATTTTTTTATGAATCGGTGTGGAGCCTTTTTGGCGCTTCTTGTTTTAATAGCGCTTTTACAATTCCATCCGCGATAATGGCAAAAAAAATACGGGCAATCCGAGCGCATCGTTCCCAACTTCAACGCACCGCTTTTGATCGGGCGGCGGAAAATTTAGCCTCTTTCCGCTCCGCGATTGTGCCTGAACAGAAAATGGGGGGATATGGCACAAAGAATCAAAAGATTGCAAAATATATGGAGGTGTTTTATCAATTAAAAATGAAAAGTGAAATATGA
- the nagB gene encoding glucosamine-6-phosphate deaminase, producing the protein MYIIIKKNYEELSKQATVIVKQKILAKPNLVLGLATGSTPLGLYQELIRTHQKEGLDFSEVTTFNLDEYAGLAPSHPQSYNYYMRENLFKHINIKKENVFIPKGIAENIEESCQQYEYEIKKRGGIDLQILGIGRDGHIGFNEPGTSFASRTHIVNLDSVTIEDNARFFENKNEVPRRAITMGIGTIMEAKECLMLVNGAHKAEIIARALQGQITEKVPASVLQKHPNLTVILDEEAAVKLKA; encoded by the coding sequence ATGTATATCATTATTAAAAAAAATTATGAGGAGCTAAGTAAACAAGCAACAGTAATTGTTAAACAAAAAATTTTGGCAAAGCCAAATTTGGTTTTAGGTTTGGCTACAGGCTCCACCCCCCTTGGTTTATACCAAGAATTAATTAGGACGCACCAAAAAGAAGGTTTAGATTTCAGCGAAGTGACAACTTTTAATTTGGATGAATACGCGGGACTAGCCCCTTCTCATCCCCAAAGCTACAATTATTATATGCGGGAAAATCTTTTTAAACACATCAATATTAAAAAAGAAAACGTTTTTATTCCCAAAGGCATCGCGGAAAATATTGAAGAGTCCTGCCAGCAATACGAGTATGAAATCAAGAAGCGCGGCGGCATTGATTTGCAAATTTTAGGCATTGGCCGCGACGGGCATATTGGTTTTAATGAGCCAGGCACTTCTTTTGCCTCCCGCACCCATATTGTAAATTTAGATTCTGTAACCATTGAGGATAATGCCCGTTTTTTTGAGAATAAGAATGAAGTTCCCCGCCGAGCGATTACAATGGGTATTGGCACCATTATGGAAGCCAAAGAATGTTTGATGCTGGTGAATGGCGCGCACAAAGCGGAGATTATCGCGCGCGCTTTACAGGGACAAATTACAGAGAAAGTGCCGGCTTCGGTTTTACAGAAACATCCGAATCTAACCGTGATTTTAGACGAAGAGGCGGCAGTAAAATTAAAAGCATAA
- a CDS encoding sugar transferase translates to MKKSELFFSFLLVPVDFAMILLAVFFAYHLRFSESITEIKPVIYNFSFREYMFWSGVAALVCLGIFALTGLYNLKTTRGGLREAYRVFISISTAMMALIVLLFFQRELFSSRFIFLAVWLLSVVFVILGRSVIRAVQRVLLKYGYGVHRIALIGNGNAGKILAEKYKREPRLGYKIMTHILAEDDVIKKLDLARLRRGVDEVIQCSLDLSQREVLKIVDYCDVHHLVYKYVPDMLGAQVTKLDIETVSGIPIVELKDTPLDGWGRIFKRIADIVISVILIILASPVMIATAIAIKLDSKGPTFFSHLDKGQPLKRVGQYGKLFRYFKFRSMRPKCDSLRYTVLAKHNIRKGTPMVKIKNDPRVTRVGRFIRRFSIDELAEFFLVFIGKMSLVGPRPHLPEEVAKYKKHHKRVLKIKPGITGLAQISGRSDLDFEEEVRLDTYYIENWSPRLDLWIFLKTPMAVLKKRKAE, encoded by the coding sequence ATGAAAAAATCAGAACTTTTTTTTAGTTTTTTATTAGTCCCCGTGGATTTCGCGATGATTCTCCTCGCGGTTTTTTTCGCTTACCATTTAAGATTTTCAGAGAGTATTACGGAGATTAAGCCGGTTATTTACAACTTCTCCTTTCGTGAGTATATGTTCTGGAGTGGCGTTGCGGCATTAGTTTGTTTGGGAATTTTTGCTTTGACCGGACTTTATAATTTAAAAACCACGCGCGGCGGTTTGCGCGAGGCTTATCGGGTTTTTATAAGCATCTCTACGGCAATGATGGCGCTAATCGTTTTATTGTTTTTTCAGCGCGAACTCTTTTCTTCGCGCTTTATTTTTTTGGCTGTTTGGCTGCTCTCGGTTGTCTTTGTAATTTTGGGACGTTCTGTAATCCGCGCGGTTCAGAGGGTTTTATTAAAATATGGTTATGGCGTGCATCGTATCGCTTTAATCGGCAATGGCAATGCTGGCAAAATTCTAGCTGAAAAATATAAAAGGGAACCGCGTTTAGGCTATAAGATTATGACCCATATTTTAGCCGAGGACGATGTTATTAAAAAGCTGGATCTGGCACGCTTACGGCGCGGTGTGGATGAAGTGATCCAATGCAGCTTGGATTTGTCGCAAAGAGAGGTTTTAAAAATTGTGGATTATTGCGATGTGCATCATTTAGTTTATAAATATGTGCCAGATATGCTTGGCGCCCAAGTGACTAAATTAGATATTGAAACTGTTTCCGGTATTCCGATTGTGGAATTAAAAGATACCCCTCTGGACGGTTGGGGTCGGATTTTTAAACGCATTGCCGACATAGTTATTTCTGTAATTTTGATTATTTTGGCAAGTCCTGTTATGATTGCCACTGCGATAGCGATTAAGCTTGATTCAAAGGGACCAACATTTTTCTCCCATCTTGATAAAGGACAGCCCCTAAAGCGGGTTGGTCAGTACGGCAAATTGTTCCGTTATTTTAAATTTCGTTCTATGCGGCCAAAATGCGACAGTTTGCGTTACACAGTTTTAGCGAAGCATAATATACGCAAAGGCACGCCGATGGTTAAGATCAAAAATGATCCTCGTGTAACCCGCGTAGGCAGATTTATTAGACGGTTTTCCATTGATGAATTAGCAGAGTTTTTTTTAGTTTTCATTGGTAAAATGAGTCTAGTCGGTCCGCGGCCGCATCTGCCTGAAGAAGTGGCAAAATACAAAAAACACCACAAAAGGGTGTTAAAGATTAAGCCGGGGATTACAGGACTCGCCCAAATCTCGGGCAGAAGCGACTTGGATTTTGAAGAGGAGGTGCGGCTAGATACATACTATATTGAGAATTGGTCGCCGCGGTTAGATCTCTGGATTTTTCTAAAAACACCGATGGCAGTGCTGAAAAAGAGAAAGGCGGAATAA